From Pan troglodytes isolate AG18354 chromosome 11, NHGRI_mPanTro3-v2.0_pri, whole genome shotgun sequence, the proteins below share one genomic window:
- the CRAT gene encoding carnitine O-acetyltransferase isoform X2: MLAFAARTVVKPLGFLKPFSLMKASGRFKAHQDALPRLPVPPLQQSLDHYLKALQPIVSEEEWAHTKQLVDEFQASGGVGERLQKGLERRARKTENWLSEWWLKTAYLQYRQPVVIYSSPGVMLPKQDFVDLQGQLRFAAKLIEGVLDFKVMIDNETLPVEYLGGKPLCMNQYYQILSSCRVPGPKQDTVSNFSKTKKPPTHITVVHNYQFFELDVYHSDGTPLTADQIFVQLEKIWNSSLQTNKEPVGILTSNHRNSWAKAYNTLIKDKVNRDSVRSIQKSIFTVCLDAPTPRVSEDVYRSHVAGQMLHGGGSRLNSGNRWFDKTLQFIVAEDGSCGLVYEHAAAEGPPIVTLLDYVIEYTKKPELVRSPMVPLPMPKKLRFNITPEIKNDIEKAKQNLSIMIQDLDITMMVFHHFGKDFPKSEKLSPDAFIQMALQLAYYRIYGQACATYESASLRMFHLGRTDTIRSASMDSLAFVKAMDDSSVTEHQKVELLRKAVQAHRGYTDRAIRGEAFDRHLLGLKLQAIEDLVSMPDIFMDTSYAIAMHFHLSTSQVPAKTDCVMFFGPVVPDGYGVCYNPMEAHINFSLSAYNSCAETNAARLAHYLEKALLDMRALLQSHPRAKL, translated from the exons ATGTTAGCCTTCGCTGCCAGGACCGTG GTGAAGCCTCTGGGCTTCCTGAAGCCCTTCTCCTTGATGAAGGCTTCTGGCCGCTTCAAGGCACACCAGGATGCACTGCCACGGCTGCCCGTGCCCCCTCTCCAGCAGTCCCTGGACCACTACCTGAAGGCGCTGCAGCCCATCGTGAGTGAGGAGGAGTGGGCCCACACCAAGCAGCTGGTGGATGAGTTTCAGGCCTCAGGAGGTGTAGGGGAGCGCCTGCAGAAGGGGCTGGAGCGTCGGGCCAGGAAGACGGAGAACTGG CTGTCTGAGTGGTGGCTCAAGACCGCCTACCTCCAGTACCGCCAGCCTGTGGTCATCTACTCGAGCCCAGGCGTGATGCTGCCCAAGCAGGACTTCGTGGACCTGCAGGGTCAGCTCCG ATTTGCTGCCAAACTCATTGAGGGTGTGTTGGATTTCAAGGTCATGATTGACAA CGAGACCCTGCCCGTGGAGTACCTGGGGGGGAAGCCACTGTGCATGAACCAGTACTATCAGATCTTGTCCTCCTGCCGAGTGCCGGGCCCCAAGCAGGACACGGTCAGCAACTTCAGCAAGACCAAGAAGCCTCCCACGCACATCACCGTGGTACACAACTACCAG TTTTTTGAGCTGGATGTGTACCACAGTGACGGGACACCCCTCACTGCGGATCAGATCTTTGTGCAGCTGGAGAAGATCTGGAACTCATCCCTACAGACCAACAAGGAGCCTGTGGGCATCCTCACCTCCAACCACCGCAACTCCTGGGCCAAGGCATACAACACCCTCATCAAAG ACAAGGTGAACCGGGATTCCGTGCGCTCCATCCAGAAGAGCATCTTCACCGTGTGCCTAGATGCACCCACGCCCAGGGTCTCAGAAGACGTGTACCGCAGCCACGTGGCAGGCCAGATGCTGCATGGGGGCGGCAGCAGGCTCAACAGCGGCAACCGCTGGTTCGACAAGACGCTGCAG TTCATCGTGGCAGAAGATGGCTCCTGTGGGCTTGTGTACGAGCATGCTGCAGCGGAGGGGCCCCCTATTGTCACCCTTCTGGACTATGTCATCGAGTACAC GAAGAAACCCGAGCTTGTGCGGTCTCCCATGGTGCCCCTGCCCATGCCCAAGAAGCTGCGGTTCAACATCACCCCCGAGATCAAGAACGACATCGAGAAGGCCAAGCAGAACCTCAGCAT CATGATCCAGGACCTGGATATCACCATGATGGTGTTCCACCATTTTGGAAAAGACTTCCCCAAGTCGGAGAAGCTAAGCCCAGATGCCTTCATCCAGATGGCTTTGCAGCTGGCCTACTACAG GATCTACgggcaggcatgtgccacctatGAAAGTGCCTCCCTGCGCATGTTTCACCTGGGCCGCACCGACACCATCCGTTCGGCTTCCATGGACTCACTCGCCTTTGTCAAGGCCATGGATGACTCCAGCGTCACG GAGCACCAGAAGGTGGAGCTGCTGCGGAAGGCCGTGCAGGCCCACCGAGGCTACACCGACCGG GCCATCCGCGGGGAGGCCTTTGATCGACACCTGCTGGGCCTGAAGCTGCAGGCCATCGAGGACCTGGTGAGCATGCCCGACATCTTCATGGACACCTCCTACGCCATCGCCATGCACTTCCACCTCTCCACCAGCCAG GTCCCTGCCAAGACAGACTGTGTCATGTTCTTCGGGCCCGTGGTCCCCGACGGCTACGGTGTCTGCTATAACCCCATGGAGGCCCACATCAACTTCTCCCTGTCGGCCTACAACAGCTGCGCAGAGACCAACGCCGCCCGCCTGGCGCATTACCTGGAGAAGGCGCTCCTGGACATGCGTGCCCTGCTGCAGAGCCACCCCCGGGCCAAGCTCTGA
- the CRAT gene encoding carnitine O-acetyltransferase isoform X1 gives MEEDGQQREKVKPLGFLKPFSLMKASGRFKAHQDALPRLPVPPLQQSLDHYLKALQPIVSEEEWAHTKQLVDEFQASGGVGERLQKGLERRARKTENWLSEWWLKTAYLQYRQPVVIYSSPGVMLPKQDFVDLQGQLRFAAKLIEGVLDFKVMIDNETLPVEYLGGKPLCMNQYYQILSSCRVPGPKQDTVSNFSKTKKPPTHITVVHNYQFFELDVYHSDGTPLTADQIFVQLEKIWNSSLQTNKEPVGILTSNHRNSWAKAYNTLIKDKVNRDSVRSIQKSIFTVCLDAPTPRVSEDVYRSHVAGQMLHGGGSRLNSGNRWFDKTLQFIVAEDGSCGLVYEHAAAEGPPIVTLLDYVIEYTKKPELVRSPMVPLPMPKKLRFNITPEIKNDIEKAKQNLSIMIQDLDITMMVFHHFGKDFPKSEKLSPDAFIQMALQLAYYRIYGQACATYESASLRMFHLGRTDTIRSASMDSLAFVKAMDDSSVTEHQKVELLRKAVQAHRGYTDRAIRGEAFDRHLLGLKLQAIEDLVSMPDIFMDTSYAIAMHFHLSTSQVPAKTDCVMFFGPVVPDGYGVCYNPMEAHINFSLSAYNSCAETNAARLAHYLEKALLDMRALLQSHPRAKL, from the exons ATGGAGGAGGACgggcagcagagagagaag GTGAAGCCTCTGGGCTTCCTGAAGCCCTTCTCCTTGATGAAGGCTTCTGGCCGCTTCAAGGCACACCAGGATGCACTGCCACGGCTGCCCGTGCCCCCTCTCCAGCAGTCCCTGGACCACTACCTGAAGGCGCTGCAGCCCATCGTGAGTGAGGAGGAGTGGGCCCACACCAAGCAGCTGGTGGATGAGTTTCAGGCCTCAGGAGGTGTAGGGGAGCGCCTGCAGAAGGGGCTGGAGCGTCGGGCCAGGAAGACGGAGAACTGG CTGTCTGAGTGGTGGCTCAAGACCGCCTACCTCCAGTACCGCCAGCCTGTGGTCATCTACTCGAGCCCAGGCGTGATGCTGCCCAAGCAGGACTTCGTGGACCTGCAGGGTCAGCTCCG ATTTGCTGCCAAACTCATTGAGGGTGTGTTGGATTTCAAGGTCATGATTGACAA CGAGACCCTGCCCGTGGAGTACCTGGGGGGGAAGCCACTGTGCATGAACCAGTACTATCAGATCTTGTCCTCCTGCCGAGTGCCGGGCCCCAAGCAGGACACGGTCAGCAACTTCAGCAAGACCAAGAAGCCTCCCACGCACATCACCGTGGTACACAACTACCAG TTTTTTGAGCTGGATGTGTACCACAGTGACGGGACACCCCTCACTGCGGATCAGATCTTTGTGCAGCTGGAGAAGATCTGGAACTCATCCCTACAGACCAACAAGGAGCCTGTGGGCATCCTCACCTCCAACCACCGCAACTCCTGGGCCAAGGCATACAACACCCTCATCAAAG ACAAGGTGAACCGGGATTCCGTGCGCTCCATCCAGAAGAGCATCTTCACCGTGTGCCTAGATGCACCCACGCCCAGGGTCTCAGAAGACGTGTACCGCAGCCACGTGGCAGGCCAGATGCTGCATGGGGGCGGCAGCAGGCTCAACAGCGGCAACCGCTGGTTCGACAAGACGCTGCAG TTCATCGTGGCAGAAGATGGCTCCTGTGGGCTTGTGTACGAGCATGCTGCAGCGGAGGGGCCCCCTATTGTCACCCTTCTGGACTATGTCATCGAGTACAC GAAGAAACCCGAGCTTGTGCGGTCTCCCATGGTGCCCCTGCCCATGCCCAAGAAGCTGCGGTTCAACATCACCCCCGAGATCAAGAACGACATCGAGAAGGCCAAGCAGAACCTCAGCAT CATGATCCAGGACCTGGATATCACCATGATGGTGTTCCACCATTTTGGAAAAGACTTCCCCAAGTCGGAGAAGCTAAGCCCAGATGCCTTCATCCAGATGGCTTTGCAGCTGGCCTACTACAG GATCTACgggcaggcatgtgccacctatGAAAGTGCCTCCCTGCGCATGTTTCACCTGGGCCGCACCGACACCATCCGTTCGGCTTCCATGGACTCACTCGCCTTTGTCAAGGCCATGGATGACTCCAGCGTCACG GAGCACCAGAAGGTGGAGCTGCTGCGGAAGGCCGTGCAGGCCCACCGAGGCTACACCGACCGG GCCATCCGCGGGGAGGCCTTTGATCGACACCTGCTGGGCCTGAAGCTGCAGGCCATCGAGGACCTGGTGAGCATGCCCGACATCTTCATGGACACCTCCTACGCCATCGCCATGCACTTCCACCTCTCCACCAGCCAG GTCCCTGCCAAGACAGACTGTGTCATGTTCTTCGGGCCCGTGGTCCCCGACGGCTACGGTGTCTGCTATAACCCCATGGAGGCCCACATCAACTTCTCCCTGTCGGCCTACAACAGCTGCGCAGAGACCAACGCCGCCCGCCTGGCGCATTACCTGGAGAAGGCGCTCCTGGACATGCGTGCCCTGCTGCAGAGCCACCCCCGGGCCAAGCTCTGA
- the CRAT gene encoding carnitine O-acetyltransferase isoform X3 has protein sequence MKASGRFKAHQDALPRLPVPPLQQSLDHYLKALQPIVSEEEWAHTKQLVDEFQASGGVGERLQKGLERRARKTENWLSEWWLKTAYLQYRQPVVIYSSPGVMLPKQDFVDLQGQLRFAAKLIEGVLDFKVMIDNETLPVEYLGGKPLCMNQYYQILSSCRVPGPKQDTVSNFSKTKKPPTHITVVHNYQFFELDVYHSDGTPLTADQIFVQLEKIWNSSLQTNKEPVGILTSNHRNSWAKAYNTLIKDKVNRDSVRSIQKSIFTVCLDAPTPRVSEDVYRSHVAGQMLHGGGSRLNSGNRWFDKTLQFIVAEDGSCGLVYEHAAAEGPPIVTLLDYVIEYTKKPELVRSPMVPLPMPKKLRFNITPEIKNDIEKAKQNLSIMIQDLDITMMVFHHFGKDFPKSEKLSPDAFIQMALQLAYYRIYGQACATYESASLRMFHLGRTDTIRSASMDSLAFVKAMDDSSVTEHQKVELLRKAVQAHRGYTDRAIRGEAFDRHLLGLKLQAIEDLVSMPDIFMDTSYAIAMHFHLSTSQVPAKTDCVMFFGPVVPDGYGVCYNPMEAHINFSLSAYNSCAETNAARLAHYLEKALLDMRALLQSHPRAKL, from the exons ATGAAGGCTTCTGGCCGCTTCAAGGCACACCAGGATGCACTGCCACGGCTGCCCGTGCCCCCTCTCCAGCAGTCCCTGGACCACTACCTGAAGGCGCTGCAGCCCATCGTGAGTGAGGAGGAGTGGGCCCACACCAAGCAGCTGGTGGATGAGTTTCAGGCCTCAGGAGGTGTAGGGGAGCGCCTGCAGAAGGGGCTGGAGCGTCGGGCCAGGAAGACGGAGAACTGG CTGTCTGAGTGGTGGCTCAAGACCGCCTACCTCCAGTACCGCCAGCCTGTGGTCATCTACTCGAGCCCAGGCGTGATGCTGCCCAAGCAGGACTTCGTGGACCTGCAGGGTCAGCTCCG ATTTGCTGCCAAACTCATTGAGGGTGTGTTGGATTTCAAGGTCATGATTGACAA CGAGACCCTGCCCGTGGAGTACCTGGGGGGGAAGCCACTGTGCATGAACCAGTACTATCAGATCTTGTCCTCCTGCCGAGTGCCGGGCCCCAAGCAGGACACGGTCAGCAACTTCAGCAAGACCAAGAAGCCTCCCACGCACATCACCGTGGTACACAACTACCAG TTTTTTGAGCTGGATGTGTACCACAGTGACGGGACACCCCTCACTGCGGATCAGATCTTTGTGCAGCTGGAGAAGATCTGGAACTCATCCCTACAGACCAACAAGGAGCCTGTGGGCATCCTCACCTCCAACCACCGCAACTCCTGGGCCAAGGCATACAACACCCTCATCAAAG ACAAGGTGAACCGGGATTCCGTGCGCTCCATCCAGAAGAGCATCTTCACCGTGTGCCTAGATGCACCCACGCCCAGGGTCTCAGAAGACGTGTACCGCAGCCACGTGGCAGGCCAGATGCTGCATGGGGGCGGCAGCAGGCTCAACAGCGGCAACCGCTGGTTCGACAAGACGCTGCAG TTCATCGTGGCAGAAGATGGCTCCTGTGGGCTTGTGTACGAGCATGCTGCAGCGGAGGGGCCCCCTATTGTCACCCTTCTGGACTATGTCATCGAGTACAC GAAGAAACCCGAGCTTGTGCGGTCTCCCATGGTGCCCCTGCCCATGCCCAAGAAGCTGCGGTTCAACATCACCCCCGAGATCAAGAACGACATCGAGAAGGCCAAGCAGAACCTCAGCAT CATGATCCAGGACCTGGATATCACCATGATGGTGTTCCACCATTTTGGAAAAGACTTCCCCAAGTCGGAGAAGCTAAGCCCAGATGCCTTCATCCAGATGGCTTTGCAGCTGGCCTACTACAG GATCTACgggcaggcatgtgccacctatGAAAGTGCCTCCCTGCGCATGTTTCACCTGGGCCGCACCGACACCATCCGTTCGGCTTCCATGGACTCACTCGCCTTTGTCAAGGCCATGGATGACTCCAGCGTCACG GAGCACCAGAAGGTGGAGCTGCTGCGGAAGGCCGTGCAGGCCCACCGAGGCTACACCGACCGG GCCATCCGCGGGGAGGCCTTTGATCGACACCTGCTGGGCCTGAAGCTGCAGGCCATCGAGGACCTGGTGAGCATGCCCGACATCTTCATGGACACCTCCTACGCCATCGCCATGCACTTCCACCTCTCCACCAGCCAG GTCCCTGCCAAGACAGACTGTGTCATGTTCTTCGGGCCCGTGGTCCCCGACGGCTACGGTGTCTGCTATAACCCCATGGAGGCCCACATCAACTTCTCCCTGTCGGCCTACAACAGCTGCGCAGAGACCAACGCCGCCCGCCTGGCGCATTACCTGGAGAAGGCGCTCCTGGACATGCGTGCCCTGCTGCAGAGCCACCCCCGGGCCAAGCTCTGA